The Salicibibacter halophilus DNA window CCGTATTCGTGTGGTCCGGGTGAGCGTCGATATAGGGAGTGGTGTAGATGATTTCAGGTGCTGTGTGCTCGATGATGGTTGCCAGTAACCGGATGGAAGCATCAGAGGCGTGCAGATCGCCGTCCGGCAAGTCTAAATGATAAACAGCCTCAATCCCTAAGCAATCTTTCACCTGACGCATCTCTTCTTTTCGTGTTTTTGATAATGCAGTTGTTGATAAGTTGCTTACACTGTTTGCCCCATCGGTCATTTGCACACATGATACGGATATCCCGTTCTTTGCATAGCTGGCAATCGTGCCTCCCATGCCAATCGTCTCGTCATCCACATGTGGAGAAACGACCAGAATGTTTTTCTCATTAGGTGATTCATCGACGGTTTTCTCATTCCTATAGTGGTTCGATACGATAATCCTTGTTAAAAAAGAAGTGATCGGGCTTGTTTTTTTAATAAGTGTCTGCTTCCAGTTAATGGAGACCTCTCCCTCGGTTGCTTTTTTCCTATCTTATCCAAATGATGAAAAAACGATACGCACCGACGCTGCGGAACGAAAAAAATCCCGCTCCGCAAAGGAAGCAGGATTGGTGTTCGTTTTCTATCTTTCCGTACTTTCTTCGGCATTGATTGATTCACTCGCATCAGGATCATGGTCTCGTTCTTCCTCGAGATCAAGGTGCTGTTTTAGCATGGCCTGTGTGTTCGCGAGGTCTGTGTCATCGACCCGATAGTAATCAACGCCGTTCTCAACGAAATTTTCACCGTCCAATTGATGGTACTCGATTTCATCAATAGATGTGGCATACGAATGTAAGCCGAGTATTTCATTGAAGGACATGTTCATGCTCATATTTTCTTGCAGCTGGTCAAATATGTCGTTGTAGTTTGCAATCGATGAGAGGGAAGTGCCTTCGTCAATCAAAGCGCCCAACACTTCTTGCTGCCGTTCCCCGCGTCCAAGATCGCCCATGGGGTCTTCCTTTCTCATACGAACGTAAGCGAGGGCTTCTTCGCCATTTAAGACTTGCGGCCCTTCGTCAATTTCAATGGCATCCATGTCCCCGTCCGCGTTTTGTTCGGTAAAGGCCATGGGGGAATCCACTTCTATGCCGCCGAAAATATCAACCGTATCCATGAAAGCATCAAAATTTAACGTTACATAGTAATCGACAGGAATATCGAGCAGATTTTCTACCGTGTCAATAGCCATGTCCGTCCCGCCGAAGGCGTGGGCATGGTTTATTTTATCTTGAGTCGGGCGCCCGGGAATTTGCACATACGAATCCCGCGGGATACTTATGACATTGACCGAGCCTTCATTCCGGTTAAACGTTGCCAATAAAATAGCGTCGGCCAAACCATCCAGATCGCCATCGC harbors:
- a CDS encoding PIG-L deacetylase family protein; translation: MNWKQTLIKKTSPITSFLTRIIVSNHYRNEKTVDESPNEKNILVVSPHVDDETIGMGGTIASYAKNGISVSCVQMTDGANSVSNLSTTALSKTRKEEMRQVKDCLGIEAVYHLDLPDGDLHASDASIRLLATIIEHTAPEIIYTTPYIDAHPDHTNTAFLLAETLRQMKVPSSLKVRLYEINCPIPPEEINVIVDISSFMEEKKEAINTFASQTIAFDGFLALNTWKSHLVDDPKVTHAEVFKEMGNQEFQEMGAYIKKEKAKFPGKFKQVNKTETLLPAIFKAYGYKKKLYRRCL
- a CDS encoding LCP family glycopolymer transferase, with protein sequence MSNKGPSRTIRHQRKKRRNKKIIFTLVALVGFIIVAAGGLAFYFITQASNLVDETQGSLERGEHSDMREVAVDPDEDNISVLFLGTDNRDGDLDGLADAILLATFNRNEGSVNVISIPRDSYVQIPGRPTQDKINHAHAFGGTDMAIDTVENLLDIPVDYYVTLNFDAFMDTVDIFGGIEVDSPMAFTEQNADGDMDAIEIDEGPQVLNGEEALAYVRMRKEDPMGDLGRGERQQEVLGALIDEGTSLSSIANYNDIFDQLQENMSMNMSFNEILGLHSYATSIDEIEYHQLDGENFVENGVDYYRVDDTDLANTQAMLKQHLDLEEERDHDPDASESINAEESTER